A single genomic interval of Spinacia oleracea cultivar Varoflay chromosome 6, BTI_SOV_V1, whole genome shotgun sequence harbors:
- the LOC110789703 gene encoding pentatricopeptide repeat-containing protein At2g22070 yields the protein MISTPHFTTSDYYANLLQTSSKTPHLSVGKSIHAQIIKQGLLASVYLLNNLLNLYVKCGLTPVAHQLFDEMPVKNMFSCNTIVSGYAKGGRMGDASFVFRQIQDPDSVSWTSMIVGYYHLGYYGNALKLFLGMIKDGVSPTQFTITSVLAACANMRDLNLGRKVHSFVVKHGLGSYVPVANSLFNMYVKVGDHVRARVIFDRMRIRNVSSWNSMISLHIMSGRVDLARLQFDQMVERDIVSWNSIITGYNQRGFHLEALQLFAEMLKDSSLEPDKFTLASAISACASLENLELGKQIHAYMIRTEFNICGAVENSLITMYSKCGGVENARKIIQKNGISNLNVIAFTTLMDGYVKLGDIRPAREIFDSLKDRDVIAWTAMIVGYEQNGFDNDAVELFRLMLKEGPRPNNYTLAAMLSVISSLAFLEHGKQIHAVAIRSAEVSSVSVSNALITMYAKAGSIARARRVFSHHHCRDSVTWTSMIIALAQHGFGEEAIELFEEMLVLDIKPDHVTYVGVLVACTHVGLVEEGKSYYNMMQNVHKIKPTASHYSCMVDLLGRAGLLQEVQDFVKKMPIEPDNIAWGSILASCNVHKNVELAKVAAERLLLLDPGNSGAFASLANIYSACGKWAEAAKVRKSMKKKGIKKDQGLSWLQVKNEVHVFGSEDALHPQREAIFTKMAKIWDEIKKMGFVPDTGSVLHDLDDEAKEHILKHHSEKLAIAFGLLNTPNNTTLTIMKNLRVCNDCHSAIKFISKLVSREIILRDATRFHHFKDGVCSCRDYW from the coding sequence ATGATTTCAACTCCACATTTTACTACCTCTGACTATTATGCTAATCTGCTTCAAACTAGCTCAAAAACCCCGCACCTGTCTGTTGGGAAATCAATACATGCTCAGATTATCAAACAAGGACTACTTGCTAGTGTATATCTATTGAACAATCTCCTAAATTTATATGTCAAATGTGGTTTAACCCCTGTTGCCCACCAACTGTTTGATGAAATGCCTGTGAAGAATATGTTTTCTTGTAACACAATTGTCTCAGGGTATGCTAAAGGGGGAAGAATGGGTGATGCTAGTTTCGTTTTTCGACAAATTCAGGACCCCGATTCAGTCTCTTGGACTTCCATGATTGTGGGTTATTATCATTTGGGGTATTATGGAAATGCATTAAAATTGTTTTTGGGTATGATCAAGGATGGAGTTTCACCTACCCAGTTCACAATTACTAGTGTTCTTGCTGCCTGTGCTAACATGAGAGATTTGAATCTTGGTAGGAAGGTTCATTCATTTGTTGTTAAGCATGGATTAGGTAGTTATGTCCCTGTGGCAAATTCACTTTTTAATATGTATGTGAAGGTAGGTGATCATGTAAGGGCAAGGGTTATTTTTGATAGAATGAGGATTAGAAATGTTTCGAGCTGGAACTCTATGATTTCTTTGCATATAATGTCTGGTCGTGTTGATCTTGCTCGGTTGCAGTTTGATCAAATGGTTGAGCGTGATATTGTGTCATGGAACTCTATTATCACAGGGTACAACCAAAGGGGATTTCATCTTGAAGCTCTCCAATTATTCGCGGAAATGTTAAAGGATTCTTCTTTGGAACCAGACAAGTTTACTTTGGCTAGTGCTATATCAGCTTGTGCAAGTCTTGAGAACTTGGAACTCGGGAAACAAATCCATGCATATATGATAAGAACTGAGTTTAATATATGTGGGGCAGTGGAAAATTCTTTGATCACAATGTACTCTAAGTGTGGAGGTGTAGAAAATGCTCGAAAGATTATACAGAAAAACGGGATTTCTAATCTAAATGTGATAGCATTCACAACTTTAATGGATGGCTATGTGAAGCTTGGTGATATTAGGCCTGCAAGAGAGATATTTGACTCATTGAAAGACCGTGATGTGATTGCTTGGACGGCAATGATAGTAGGTTATGAACAGAATGGATTTGATAATGATGCAGTGGAATTATTCAGGTTAATGCTTAAAGAAGGTCCCAGGCCAAATAATTACACATTAGCTGCTATGTTAAGTGTTATTTCAAGCTTGGCTTTTTTGGAACATGGCAAACAAATTCATGCAGTTGCCATAAGGTCAGCAGAAGTATCATCAGTTAGCGTAAGCAATGCATTAATTACCATGTATGCCAAGGCTGGAAGTATAGCTCGTGCCAGGCGTGTTTTTTCTCATCACCATTGTAGAGACAGTGTTACATGGACCTCAATGATTATCGCTTTAGCTCAACATGGGTTTGGAGAAGAAGCAATAGAATTGTTTGAGGAAATGCTGGTTTTGGATATTAAACCGGACCATGTAACTTATGTGGGTGTACTTGTTGCTTGTACCCATGTTGGTTTGGTAGAGGAAGGAAAGAGTTATTACAACATGATGCAGAATGTGCATAAAATTAAACCAACTGCGAGCCACTATTCTTGCATGGTTGATCTCCTTGGACGTGCTGGTTTGCTGCAAGAAGTACAGGATTTCGTTAAGAAAATGCCAATTGAACCTGACAATATTGCTTGGGGTTCCATTTTAGCGTCTTGTAATGTTCATAAAAACGTAGAGTTGGCTAAAGTTGCAGCAGAGAGATTGCTTCTTCTTGATCCAGGAAACAGTGGGGCCTTTGCATCCCTTGCTAATATATATTCTGCATGTGGAAAGTGGGCAGAGGCTGCTAAAGTTAGAAAATCAATGAAGAAGAAAGGGATTAAGAAAGACCAAGGACTGAGCTGGCTTCAAGTCAAGAACGAAGTCCACGtctttggatctgaagatgCACTTCACCCTCAAAGAGAAGCAATCTTCACAAAGATGGCAAAAATCTGGGATGAGATCAAGAAAATGGGTTTTGTTCCAGACACTGGTTCAGTGCTACATGATCTGGATGATGAAGCGAAAGAACATATTCTAAAGCATCACAGTGAAAAGCTTGCTATAGCATTTGGACTTCTAAATACTCCTAATAACACCACCTTAACAATCATGAAAAACTTGCGGGTATGTAATGATTGTCACTCTGCTATCAAATTCATTTCGAAGCTAGTTAGCAGAGAAATTATTCTGAGGGATGCTACACGGTTTCACCATTTTAAAGACGGTGTCTGCTCGTGTAGAGACTATTGGTAG